One genomic segment of Trichococcus shcherbakoviae includes these proteins:
- a CDS encoding PD-(D/E)XK nuclease family protein, whose product MGLQFILGKESADKKQAIYERISGIMTEEPDAEVFVLVPEHAKFEAEMSILEKLWQFEVFRDQDMMGSMNLQTFSFSRLAWYLLKKSPIFQQQQLSEAGLSMLVRKILMEKEQELILFRREANKEGFIKQLTDLFLELRSGRIEEEDLQGILASQAESGNEADFQLKLTELKELYHAFNEALLDKYLEKEVILEALAGVIETLDMQNTYVFIDGFYRFTARELQIVTTLLRSAKQVTITLALDKAYVSEPPAMHQLFYTAGSTYHTLYHLARSLRVPVMKDHWVAKDTDGYKDALLTLENYWIASTDATANKVQGSFELTVDQKEAIRVWGCETKQAEVFHVANEIKKLVAEDGYRYKDILILARTVEEYETMVKPVFDKDGMDVFYDKADAMKHHPFMDFIDALFRIRRHHWRYPDIMRLLRTELLTPANHDNPAGLEETSAAVLRFREQVDVIENVLLAYGYEGNSWLSKDDWYFATFRDENGNSNQSPEDRRMQDTSNQVRNYLRDLLLPFFQKMAKAKTGREAARNLYNFLIAAKVDKQMLFWRDEALAQGDLIQARQQEQIWKVFLNLLDEYVEILGDSPFQAAAFHEILLTGFQNATFSLVPPSIDQVVFSSIDGARFEPAKVVFLMGMTQDHLPAQKENKSLLTEEDRARLSGSLNNEEKYLHPTTAESMAAEPYVAYQAFLSGTEKVIFSYPMSADDSKKSPKISPYVSRVANALQIPVEIKHQDIADAEDTTAFLGSKQQNISQLVHLLRHQRATNESVPTLWKYILAYISKDPQAKRIMQQVFASLWHKNVPSKLTAPVAEQLYGKDLYLSVSQLERYFEDPYSHFLQYGLKLKERAKYELSAAGTGEFFHEALEQIVNQLKSRLIDTADLSEETVKQIADAVLNELYGSEKFKILRTSNRMAFIRDQLGETIQKMAWVLNQHSRRTALKNIRTEAVFGQMGGEQMLDGLDMPLNNGGTLHIRGKIDRIDLVNAGDENYLTILDYKSSAHSFNFSDAYYGLAMQMITYLDVALLNADKLLAGKTLPAGAFYLHVKNPFIKQNSFMTLEDYQKTIITDYKLKGLLLNDTAVLDTIDPSVESGKSSEIFPFNKLKAGNLGKKDELITLDDFHNLIAKNRANMVEAGDKILSGDLKLDPIKERPYTPTVSGPYRAISQFDNTLPENRYRKYIKLSKEDVLSKIKQERDENNQESNEEGEEQ is encoded by the coding sequence TGCAGACGTTCAGTTTCAGCCGCTTGGCGTGGTATTTGCTGAAGAAATCGCCGATCTTCCAACAGCAGCAATTGTCGGAAGCCGGCCTCAGCATGCTGGTGCGGAAGATTCTGATGGAGAAGGAGCAGGAGCTGATCCTTTTCCGCCGGGAAGCCAACAAAGAAGGCTTCATCAAACAACTGACCGATCTGTTTCTGGAGCTGCGCAGCGGGCGCATCGAAGAGGAGGATCTGCAGGGGATTCTGGCGAGCCAGGCCGAATCCGGCAACGAGGCCGATTTCCAGCTGAAGTTGACGGAACTGAAGGAGCTTTACCATGCCTTCAACGAAGCGCTGCTGGACAAATACCTCGAAAAGGAGGTCATCCTTGAGGCGCTGGCCGGCGTCATCGAAACGCTGGATATGCAGAACACCTATGTCTTCATCGACGGTTTCTACCGTTTCACAGCCCGCGAGCTGCAGATCGTCACGACGCTGCTGCGCTCCGCAAAACAAGTCACGATCACATTGGCGCTGGACAAAGCCTATGTCAGCGAACCACCGGCCATGCATCAGCTGTTTTATACGGCTGGGTCGACCTATCACACGCTCTATCATTTGGCGCGCAGCCTGCGCGTTCCGGTCATGAAGGACCATTGGGTTGCGAAGGATACGGACGGCTACAAGGATGCTTTGTTGACCCTTGAGAATTATTGGATCGCGTCCACGGATGCGACCGCCAACAAAGTCCAAGGCTCGTTTGAGCTTACTGTCGACCAGAAGGAAGCTATCCGGGTCTGGGGCTGCGAAACGAAACAGGCGGAAGTCTTCCATGTGGCCAATGAAATCAAAAAACTGGTCGCCGAGGACGGTTACCGCTATAAAGACATCCTGATTTTGGCGCGGACGGTCGAAGAATACGAAACGATGGTGAAGCCGGTATTCGACAAAGACGGGATGGACGTCTTCTATGACAAGGCAGACGCCATGAAGCACCATCCGTTCATGGATTTCATCGACGCGCTGTTTCGAATCCGCCGCCATCATTGGCGCTATCCGGACATCATGCGCTTGCTGCGCACGGAATTGTTGACGCCTGCCAACCATGACAATCCGGCAGGGCTTGAGGAAACGTCGGCAGCCGTGCTGCGATTCCGCGAACAGGTCGATGTGATCGAGAATGTCTTGCTGGCATACGGCTATGAAGGCAACAGCTGGCTTTCGAAGGATGATTGGTATTTTGCGACCTTCAGGGACGAGAACGGCAACAGCAACCAGAGCCCCGAGGATAGACGGATGCAGGACACCTCCAACCAGGTCCGCAATTATCTGAGGGATCTGTTGCTGCCGTTCTTCCAGAAGATGGCGAAGGCCAAGACGGGCCGGGAAGCCGCAAGGAACCTGTACAATTTCCTGATCGCCGCCAAAGTCGACAAACAGATGCTGTTCTGGCGCGATGAAGCCTTGGCGCAGGGGGACCTGATCCAAGCGCGCCAGCAGGAGCAGATCTGGAAAGTTTTCCTGAACCTGTTGGATGAGTACGTCGAAATTCTGGGGGACAGCCCTTTCCAGGCTGCAGCATTCCATGAAATCCTATTGACCGGTTTCCAGAACGCGACTTTCAGCCTGGTGCCGCCAAGTATCGACCAAGTCGTCTTCTCGAGCATCGATGGAGCGCGCTTCGAGCCGGCGAAGGTGGTCTTCCTGATGGGGATGACCCAGGACCATTTGCCTGCGCAGAAAGAGAATAAATCATTGCTGACGGAAGAGGACCGCGCGCGTCTCAGCGGTTCGTTGAATAATGAAGAAAAATATCTGCACCCGACGACCGCCGAGTCGATGGCCGCTGAACCGTATGTGGCCTACCAGGCCTTCCTTTCAGGGACGGAAAAGGTCATCTTCAGCTATCCGATGAGTGCGGACGACAGCAAGAAATCACCGAAAATTTCGCCTTATGTGTCGCGCGTTGCCAATGCGCTGCAGATACCTGTCGAAATCAAGCACCAGGACATCGCCGATGCGGAGGATACGACTGCCTTCCTAGGCAGCAAACAACAGAACATCAGCCAGCTGGTTCATCTGCTGAGGCACCAACGCGCGACGAATGAGTCGGTGCCGACGCTATGGAAATACATTTTGGCCTACATATCCAAGGATCCGCAAGCCAAACGGATCATGCAGCAGGTCTTCGCCAGCCTCTGGCACAAAAATGTGCCGAGCAAGCTGACGGCGCCGGTTGCCGAGCAGCTCTACGGAAAAGACCTGTATTTGTCGGTCTCACAGCTGGAACGCTATTTTGAAGATCCGTACAGCCATTTCCTGCAATACGGCTTGAAGCTCAAGGAACGGGCGAAATACGAGCTGTCCGCTGCCGGAACCGGCGAATTTTTCCATGAAGCCTTGGAACAGATCGTCAACCAGCTGAAGAGCAGGCTCATCGATACCGCTGATCTGAGTGAGGAGACAGTCAAACAGATTGCCGATGCAGTCCTAAATGAGCTCTATGGGAGCGAAAAATTCAAAATTCTGAGGACCTCCAACCGGATGGCCTTCATCCGTGACCAGCTGGGCGAAACAATCCAGAAAATGGCTTGGGTGCTCAACCAACACAGCCGACGGACGGCCTTGAAGAACATCCGTACCGAAGCCGTCTTCGGGCAAATGGGCGGCGAACAGATGCTGGACGGATTGGACATGCCGCTGAACAACGGCGGCACCCTGCATATCCGCGGGAAGATCGACCGGATCGATCTGGTCAACGCCGGGGACGAGAATTATCTGACCATCCTTGACTACAAATCGAGCGCGCACAGTTTCAATTTCTCCGACGCCTACTACGGATTGGCGATGCAAATGATCACCTATCTGGATGTGGCCCTGCTGAACGCTGACAAGCTGCTGGCCGGGAAGACCTTGCCGGCAGGAGCTTTCTATCTGCACGTCAAGAACCCGTTCATCAAGCAGAACAGTTTCATGACGCTCGAGGATTACCAGAAGACGATCATCACTGATTACAAGCTGAAAGGGCTGTTGCTGAACGACACTGCCGTTTTGGACACAATCGATCCGTCTGTCGAAAGCGGTAAGTCTTCGGAAATCTTCCCTTTCAACAAACTGAAGGCCGGCAATCTGGGCAAAAAGGACGAATTGATTACATTGGATGATTTCCACAATCTGATCGCCAAGAACCGGGCGAACATGGTGGAGGCCGGCGATAAGATCCTGTCCGGCGACCTGAAGCTCGACCCAATCAAGGAACGGCCGTATACGCCGACAGTCAGCGGACCTTACCGCGCCATCTCGCAGTTCGACAACACGTTGCCGGAGAACCGCTACCGCAAATACATCAAGCTGAGCAAGGAAGATGTGCTTTCGAAGATCAAGCAAGAACGCGACGAGAATAATCAAGAATCCAACGAGGAAGGGGAGGAGCAATGA
- the addA gene encoding helicase-exonuclease AddAB subunit AddA has product MMTGIPARTPNEKFTETQWQSIYQTGDNILVSASAGSGKTTVLIQRIIEKVKGGTNVDELLVVTFTESAAKEMKERMTGAIQTAINEAQSQEQYLHLIKQLSLMPQANISTIHAFCLKVIQRYFYLIDLDPVFRLLADTIEVELLKEDVWEEVKEELYGEPDTHFKNLAKAYSKDRSDDDLMKLIFSLYDFSRANPIPYRWLDSLPSLYNTEAGLTNSVLYQELLKPQLLSLIEGIRYDIEQARHLAGQDVKTAAQREIFETEQGYADRLLEAVQQDDYESAYTIANEQLQFARWPSSKKADPDEVKDQKALLKNLRDKYKKDFASLSAQYLNRPLAEQEEVLKGIHPYAEEMARVTKRFSEAYWERKLDDNVLDFNDLEHLTLQILAPIAEDGERKMSDASAYFRSKFEEVLIDEYQDVNQLQESILYWVTRHQPETENLFMVGDVKQSIYAFRLADPSLFLRKYAAFADKNGGERIILAENFRSRAEVIHFTNFIFEQLMDEKVGQMDYDEAAKLQAGNKSFPESERNQTELLIYLSEIADNDEETLTPENDLEADLTIDDKTAGEVTMVAQKIKALIDEKFLIYDKKNKEERPLSYRDIVLLTPTKKNNLVILEIFKDFQIPVILNDTESYFQRTEVSIILSLLKVIDNPRQDIPLAAVLRSPIVGLDEKQLALIRIQQKNGDFYEAVQHFIKICESSGIDQTAEIKDAHSKLALFMGRLHEWRNIARRSSLVTLIWTIYNDTHFLDYVGGMVAGKQRTANLHALYERAKKYEETNYKGLFQFIRFIEKIQQRDKDLAEPTSFSDDEDAVRVMTIHASKGLEFPVVFLMDLSKRFNLSDTQSKYIFSETHGLGTDYFDVQQRVQYPSLARQALAIEKKKKLLAEEMRKLYVALTRAEQKLFLVGSYKSEEKLWADWQVADGTSGKLLPDYLRLQASSMMKWLGMCLYRHEDAENDHFHKEYRGELTHYPVHFSIQTFREEDLLSYIPVAMEEINESQWKDEIEQMASAKVEAHEHSLAEEMKLAVALMEAKYPYEAAMTTTSYQSVSEIKRLFEDPDESHMLKLDLSDTKRVSRYVEPEFPRPRFMQEMVMPNSAEIGTATHFVMQSVDLEKEITAAYVAQLLLELVSDGLLEKAVAEKLDAEQIALFFRTELGQEIQANADRVRREMPFSLLIPASRIFAEMPEDSTDNLLIHGIIDGFIEYDDHIVLYDFKTDFVGDQAPVLPENIVDKYRGQMNLYKKGLETIRQKPVSAAYIALLSNHTNISV; this is encoded by the coding sequence ATGATGACAGGCATACCGGCACGCACACCCAATGAAAAATTCACGGAAACGCAATGGCAATCGATCTACCAGACCGGGGACAATATCCTCGTCTCCGCCTCGGCAGGATCCGGCAAAACGACTGTCCTGATTCAGCGGATCATCGAAAAAGTGAAGGGCGGAACGAACGTCGATGAACTGCTTGTCGTCACCTTCACCGAATCAGCTGCCAAGGAAATGAAGGAGCGGATGACGGGCGCCATCCAGACCGCCATCAACGAAGCCCAGTCGCAGGAGCAATACCTGCACCTGATCAAGCAGCTTTCGCTGATGCCGCAGGCGAACATCTCGACGATCCACGCCTTCTGCCTGAAGGTCATTCAGCGCTATTTCTATCTGATCGATCTGGATCCGGTCTTCCGCTTGTTGGCGGACACGATCGAAGTCGAGCTGCTGAAGGAGGACGTCTGGGAAGAGGTCAAGGAGGAACTTTACGGGGAGCCGGATACGCACTTCAAGAATCTGGCCAAGGCTTATTCGAAGGACCGCAGCGACGACGATCTGATGAAGCTGATCTTCTCGCTCTACGACTTTTCGCGCGCGAACCCGATTCCTTACCGCTGGCTGGATTCTTTGCCGTCTTTGTACAACACCGAAGCCGGGTTGACGAACAGTGTGCTCTATCAGGAATTGCTGAAGCCGCAGCTGCTGAGCCTGATCGAAGGCATCCGCTACGACATCGAACAAGCACGGCATCTGGCGGGGCAAGATGTGAAAACGGCTGCCCAGCGCGAAATTTTCGAAACGGAGCAGGGCTATGCCGACCGCCTGTTGGAAGCTGTCCAGCAGGATGACTACGAATCGGCCTACACGATTGCGAACGAACAGCTGCAGTTTGCGCGTTGGCCGAGCAGCAAGAAGGCCGACCCGGATGAAGTGAAGGATCAGAAAGCACTGCTGAAAAACCTGCGCGACAAATACAAGAAGGATTTCGCCTCATTGAGCGCGCAGTACCTCAACCGGCCGCTTGCGGAACAGGAGGAAGTGCTGAAAGGCATCCACCCATACGCCGAGGAGATGGCCCGGGTGACGAAACGCTTTTCCGAAGCCTATTGGGAACGGAAATTGGACGACAATGTGCTTGATTTCAATGACCTGGAGCATCTGACACTGCAGATTCTGGCGCCGATTGCCGAGGATGGGGAACGCAAGATGAGCGACGCGAGCGCTTATTTCCGTAGCAAATTCGAGGAAGTGCTGATCGACGAATATCAGGACGTGAACCAGCTGCAGGAGAGCATCCTCTACTGGGTGACGCGGCATCAGCCGGAAACCGAGAACCTGTTCATGGTTGGGGATGTCAAACAGTCCATATACGCCTTCCGCTTGGCCGACCCGAGCCTGTTCCTGCGCAAATACGCGGCCTTTGCCGACAAAAACGGCGGAGAACGGATCATTCTGGCCGAAAACTTCCGATCGCGCGCAGAGGTCATCCATTTCACGAATTTCATCTTCGAACAGCTGATGGACGAAAAAGTCGGCCAGATGGATTACGACGAAGCCGCGAAGCTCCAGGCCGGTAACAAATCCTTCCCGGAGAGCGAGCGCAACCAGACGGAGCTACTGATCTACCTGTCGGAGATTGCCGACAACGATGAGGAAACCCTCACGCCGGAGAACGATCTCGAAGCCGACCTGACGATCGACGACAAGACAGCAGGGGAAGTCACGATGGTGGCGCAGAAAATCAAGGCGCTGATCGATGAGAAGTTCCTGATCTACGACAAAAAGAACAAGGAAGAACGGCCGCTATCCTACCGGGACATCGTGCTGTTGACGCCGACGAAGAAGAACAACCTTGTCATCCTGGAGATCTTCAAAGATTTCCAGATTCCGGTCATCCTGAATGACACGGAAAGCTATTTCCAGCGCACCGAGGTTTCGATCATCCTGTCCTTGCTGAAGGTGATTGACAACCCGCGCCAGGATATCCCGCTAGCGGCAGTACTGCGTTCGCCGATCGTCGGTTTGGATGAGAAACAGCTGGCGCTGATCCGCATCCAGCAGAAGAACGGCGATTTCTACGAAGCCGTGCAGCATTTCATCAAAATTTGCGAAAGTTCTGGGATTGACCAGACCGCGGAAATCAAGGACGCGCACAGCAAGTTGGCGCTGTTCATGGGTCGCTTGCACGAATGGCGCAACATTGCCAGACGGAGCAGTCTCGTCACCCTGATCTGGACCATCTACAACGACACCCACTTCCTCGACTACGTAGGCGGCATGGTCGCCGGCAAACAGCGGACGGCCAATCTGCACGCCCTCTATGAGCGGGCCAAGAAGTATGAGGAAACGAACTACAAAGGGCTGTTCCAGTTCATCCGCTTCATCGAGAAGATTCAACAGCGCGACAAAGACTTGGCGGAACCGACTTCCTTCAGCGATGACGAGGATGCCGTCAGGGTCATGACCATCCACGCCAGCAAAGGCCTGGAGTTCCCTGTCGTCTTCCTGATGGATCTGTCGAAACGGTTCAACCTGAGCGATACCCAAAGCAAATACATCTTCTCCGAGACGCATGGGCTCGGGACCGATTATTTCGACGTCCAGCAGCGGGTACAGTATCCGTCCTTGGCGCGCCAAGCGTTGGCGATCGAAAAGAAAAAGAAATTGTTGGCGGAAGAGATGCGCAAGCTCTATGTGGCTCTGACCCGCGCCGAGCAGAAACTGTTCCTGGTAGGGTCCTACAAATCCGAAGAAAAGCTTTGGGCCGATTGGCAAGTGGCCGACGGAACAAGCGGGAAGCTGCTGCCGGATTACCTGCGCCTGCAGGCCAGCTCGATGATGAAATGGCTCGGCATGTGTCTGTACCGGCATGAAGATGCAGAGAACGATCATTTCCATAAGGAATACCGCGGCGAACTGACGCACTACCCGGTGCACTTCAGCATCCAGACTTTCCGCGAGGAAGACCTGTTGTCCTACATCCCGGTCGCCATGGAGGAGATCAACGAATCGCAGTGGAAAGACGAAATCGAGCAGATGGCGTCGGCGAAAGTCGAAGCGCACGAACACTCGCTGGCGGAAGAAATGAAGCTGGCCGTTGCCCTGATGGAAGCGAAATACCCCTACGAGGCGGCAATGACGACGACCAGCTACCAGTCCGTTTCGGAGATTAAGCGCCTGTTCGAGGATCCGGACGAAAGCCATATGCTGAAGCTGGACCTTTCCGACACCAAACGGGTCTCCCGCTATGTGGAGCCCGAGTTCCCGCGTCCGCGCTTCATGCAGGAGATGGTAATGCCGAACAGCGCCGAAATCGGTACCGCGACCCATTTCGTGATGCAGTCCGTGGATCTAGAAAAGGAAATCACCGCAGCCTATGTGGCGCAACTGTTGCTTGAATTGGTAAGTGATGGACTGCTGGAGAAGGCTGTTGCTGAGAAGCTCGATGCGGAACAAATCGCGTTGTTCTTCCGGACGGAATTGGGCCAGGAAATCCAGGCGAACGCTGACAGGGTGAGACGGGAAATGCCGTTCTCGTTGCTGATTCCGGCAAGCCGGATATTCGCTGAGATGCCGGAAGACTCAACCGACAATCTGCTGATCCACGGTATCATCGACGGCTTCATCGAGTACGACGATCACATCGTCCTCTACGACTTCAAAACCGATTTCGTGGGCGATCAAGCTCCGGTATTGCCCGAGAACATCGTCGACAAATACCGCGGCCAGATGAACCTGTACAAGAAAGGCCTCGAGACCATCCGTCAGAAACCCGTCAGCGCGGCGTATATTGCGCTGCTTTCGAACCATACGAATATTTCCGTATAA
- a CDS encoding DUF2798 domain-containing protein produces MPTNKKEGIIFTTIMCSMMVLGMSMYNLLLHDNLALIPLVAGLVPGFVVAFILDVFIVGVIAKKIAFRLPIKKENKVQLILTISSLMVLGMVTFMSLFGVLIEGSIPDNLWAAYSEAWRMNVIVALPLQLLVVGPISRTILGNIQSNSQLILE; encoded by the coding sequence ATGCCCACAAACAAAAAAGAAGGAATTATTTTTACGACGATAATGTGCTCTATGATGGTGTTAGGAATGAGTATGTACAATCTGCTGTTACATGACAATTTAGCTCTTATACCGCTTGTCGCAGGCTTAGTGCCAGGTTTTGTTGTCGCCTTTATTTTGGACGTATTCATTGTAGGAGTGATTGCAAAGAAAATTGCTTTTCGACTACCCATCAAAAAAGAAAATAAGGTGCAGTTAATTTTGACAATCTCCAGTTTGATGGTTTTAGGGATGGTCACTTTCATGTCATTATTCGGTGTTCTGATTGAAGGCAGCATCCCCGATAATTTATGGGCTGCCTATAGCGAAGCGTGGAGAATGAATGTAATTGTCGCTTTGCCGTTGCAATTGTTGGTTGTCGGACCTATATCCCGGACAATTCTTGGTAATATCCAATCCAATAGTCAGCTTATTTTGGAATAA
- the relB gene encoding type II toxin-antitoxin system RelB family antitoxin, with translation MVTILLRMDEEDEKLIKQYAKAKNITVSALLRNAVLEKIEDEIDLELYRTAMEQHTENPQVVSFDEMMKEIDF, from the coding sequence ATGGTCACGATATTATTGCGCATGGACGAAGAAGACGAAAAATTGATCAAACAATATGCGAAAGCCAAAAACATAACGGTCTCTGCCCTCCTAAGGAATGCTGTACTGGAAAAAATCGAAGATGAAATCGATCTGGAACTCTACCGTACTGCCATGGAACAACATACTGAGAACCCTCAAGTTGTTTCTTTTGATGAAATGATGAAGGAAATAGATTTCTGA
- a CDS encoding sigma 54-interacting transcriptional regulator produces MKRIDRIYEYIKIRSEEWTEAAFEQENDGVTTQEVVMQLDIKRPNASSDLNELVRLGKLIKSSGRPVRYADHSLKWNERPQKKMHSYKEDPLKPTARASSEKRGSASEISRVLTTREGNNTGSRETNSEVFANVIGSKDSMRTQVDQAKAAILYPPKGLSCLITGPTGSGKTFFVHAMFRFAQANQVFAADKELVVFNCADYAHNPELLMAHLFGYRKGAFTGATETTDGLIQRADGGMLFMDEVHRLPPEGQEMIFYLLDHGTYNRLGETDKANKVNVRLVCATTEDPASSLLQTFVRRIPIVIKLPQFSERPIAEQVDLLKRMVSIEANRIQKSIHVKQDAVKALIGSVTYGNVGQLKSNVQLVCARAFLNYMNSSEISITLDELTPEIQNGLLNLANNHRERLNELTRMLEPVLTLVPNEGAESPLKGDSYELPYNLYEIIGNKAALLREDGLDKESINHYITTDINVHLKSFYRDTGLTFDTEKKLSEIIDQRIIRFAKNMFEYAQDHLDYHFQRNFVYAMSLHISSFLKRIQLGESSRTLHASIKNMVEDYPQEFTVAKWMKQELQKEYSINIPEVETYYLTLLLVSLKQDKATGRVGVVIAAHGRSTATSMAEVVTTLLGVDNIRAVDMPLEMKPQVALEKIIHCVQEIDRGSGVILLVDMGSLATFSEKITEKTGIEVKTIDMVTTPIVLETVRKTDLVETTLDEIYRSLQSFRGYAGSSVTTREENGHTLKRKKAIIAICASGEGTAQKMKEIIDKHLEKYFDVEIEVLPISVIEMDEQLANLQQEYEILATTGIVKPKIDAVYIPMEHFFNGDAEKVLDYLVEEAESYDDSELTLEKAKQICVEYMTQSFTFLNPQKLIEPLWKFSSSLLKNEENYSQTINLLMHLAGMFERSLRQDTLIAPLEELEMTEQSDTFKQLEQSLNLLSSTFQIEMPKDEVYYLQQLLAYQE; encoded by the coding sequence ATGAAACGAATTGATCGAATCTACGAGTATATCAAAATCCGCTCAGAGGAGTGGACTGAAGCTGCTTTTGAGCAAGAGAACGATGGTGTGACGACTCAGGAAGTCGTGATGCAGCTCGATATCAAACGGCCAAATGCAAGCAGCGACTTAAATGAGCTCGTGCGTCTGGGAAAGCTGATCAAATCCTCTGGACGGCCGGTCAGATATGCGGATCACTCTTTGAAATGGAATGAGCGACCACAAAAAAAGATGCACTCATATAAAGAAGACCCACTCAAGCCAACAGCAAGGGCAAGCAGCGAAAAACGCGGGTCTGCCTCTGAAATTTCTCGTGTCCTCACAACCCGGGAAGGAAACAATACGGGTAGCCGTGAAACAAATAGTGAGGTATTTGCGAATGTAATCGGTTCAAAAGATAGTATGCGGACTCAAGTTGATCAGGCAAAGGCGGCGATCCTCTATCCTCCTAAGGGGTTAAGCTGCTTGATCACTGGACCAACAGGGAGCGGGAAAACCTTTTTTGTTCATGCGATGTTTCGTTTCGCGCAAGCAAATCAAGTTTTTGCAGCTGATAAGGAGCTGGTTGTATTCAATTGTGCCGACTATGCGCACAATCCCGAATTATTGATGGCTCATTTGTTCGGATATCGTAAGGGTGCTTTTACAGGAGCGACGGAAACGACGGACGGCTTGATCCAACGGGCAGACGGCGGCATGCTGTTTATGGACGAAGTGCACCGCCTGCCGCCGGAAGGGCAAGAAATGATTTTTTATCTTCTGGATCACGGCACCTATAATCGATTAGGCGAAACCGATAAAGCCAACAAAGTAAATGTCCGTCTTGTTTGTGCAACGACGGAAGATCCCGCTTCCAGTTTGCTCCAGACCTTTGTGCGACGTATTCCAATCGTTATTAAATTGCCGCAATTTTCGGAGCGTCCGATTGCGGAACAAGTGGACTTGTTGAAGCGGATGGTCTCGATCGAAGCCAATCGAATCCAAAAAAGTATCCATGTGAAACAGGATGCAGTGAAGGCTTTGATCGGCAGCGTAACCTACGGAAATGTCGGGCAGTTGAAATCGAATGTCCAGCTTGTTTGTGCGCGGGCCTTTTTGAACTATATGAATTCAAGTGAAATATCGATTACGTTGGATGAGCTTACACCAGAGATCCAAAACGGCCTGCTCAATCTGGCGAATAATCATCGCGAGCGCTTGAATGAACTTACTCGGATGCTGGAGCCCGTGCTGACGTTGGTGCCGAATGAAGGAGCGGAAAGCCCGCTGAAAGGCGATTCCTATGAGCTTCCTTATAATCTGTATGAAATTATCGGAAATAAGGCCGCGCTGCTGCGGGAAGATGGGCTTGATAAGGAATCCATAAATCATTATATTACGACCGACATCAATGTCCATCTGAAGTCTTTCTATCGTGATACGGGTTTGACCTTTGACACGGAGAAAAAGCTTTCTGAAATCATTGATCAACGCATTATTCGCTTTGCAAAAAATATGTTCGAATATGCCCAAGATCATTTGGATTATCACTTCCAACGGAACTTCGTCTATGCGATGAGTCTGCATATCAGCTCATTTTTAAAGCGGATCCAATTAGGCGAAAGCAGCCGGACGCTCCATGCAAGCATCAAAAATATGGTGGAAGATTATCCCCAAGAGTTTACGGTCGCTAAATGGATGAAACAAGAGCTGCAAAAAGAATACAGCATCAACATCCCCGAGGTGGAGACCTATTATCTGACTTTGTTGCTGGTTTCATTAAAGCAAGACAAAGCCACAGGGCGCGTGGGTGTTGTGATTGCAGCCCATGGCAGGAGCACAGCAACGAGCATGGCCGAGGTTGTGACGACATTGTTGGGTGTCGACAATATTCGCGCTGTAGATATGCCTCTTGAGATGAAGCCCCAAGTGGCCCTCGAAAAAATTATTCATTGTGTTCAAGAAATCGATCGAGGGAGCGGAGTCATTTTGTTGGTCGATATGGGCTCGCTGGCGACTTTTTCCGAAAAAATCACAGAAAAAACCGGAATTGAGGTCAAAACGATCGACATGGTCACAACGCCAATCGTTTTGGAAACGGTACGCAAGACAGATCTTGTTGAAACGACACTTGATGAAATTTATCGATCGCTCCAATCTTTCCGTGGTTATGCAGGAAGCAGCGTGACCACCAGAGAGGAGAACGGGCACACCCTGAAGCGCAAAAAGGCAATCATTGCGATCTGCGCTTCGGGTGAAGGAACCGCGCAAAAGATGAAGGAGATCATCGACAAGCATTTAGAGAAATATTTTGATGTGGAAATCGAGGTACTGCCGATTTCGGTGATCGAAATGGATGAGCAATTGGCAAACTTGCAACAGGAGTATGAAATCCTGGCGACAACAGGAATCGTCAAACCAAAAATCGATGCCGTTTACATTCCAATGGAACATTTCTTCAACGGAGATGCCGAAAAGGTATTGGACTATTTAGTGGAAGAAGCCGAATCCTATGATGATAGCGAGTTGACATTGGAAAAGGCGAAGCAGATATGCGTGGAATACATGACGCAAAGCTTTACTTTCTTGAATCCGCAAAAGCTGATCGAACCTTTGTGGAAGTTTAGTTCTTCCTTATTGAAGAATGAAGAAAATTATTCCCAAACAATCAATCTTCTGATGCACCTCGCGGGAATGTTTGAGCGGTCCTTGCGCCAAGATACATTGATTGCACCGCTTGAAGAACTGGAAATGACAGAACAGTCCGATACATTTAAGCAGCTGGAACAATCTTTAAATCTCCTCAGCAGCACTTTTCAAATTGAAATGCCGAAAGATGAAGTATACTATCTACAACAATTGTTGGCCTATCAAGAATAA